CTTTGACTCTCTTTGGACAGGTGGCCATGGCCTCGCTGCCCACGCAGGGGCCCTCGGTCCCCGACTTATTTTCTGGGTTGCCACCAGCGGCCTCAATTCCTGCCAACCAGAGCTCAGAGGCCTCGGCGGGCAACGGGTCCGCGGCGGGCCCAGGCGCGCAGGCCGTCACGCCTTTCCAAAGCCTGCAGCTGGTGCATCAGCTGAAGGGGCTGATCGTGCTGCTCTACAGCGTCGTGGTGGTCGTGGGGCTGGTGGGCAACTGCCTCCTGGTGCTGGTGATCGCGCGGGTGCGTCGGCTGCACAACGTGACCAACTTCCTCATCGGCAACCTGGCCCTGTCCGACGTGCTCATGTGCACCGCCTGCGTGCCGCTCACGCTGGCCTACGCGTTCGAGCCCCGCGGCTGGGTGTTCGGCGGCGGCCTGTGCCACCTGGTCTTCTTCCTGCAGCCCGTGACCGTGTACGTGTCGGTGTTCACTCTCACCACCATCGCGGTGGACCGCTACGTCGTGCTGGTGCACCCGCTGCGCCGCCGCATCTCGCTGCGGCTCAGCGCCTACGCGGTGCTCGCCATCTGGGCGCTGTCCGCGGTGCTGGCGCTGCCGGCCGCCGTGCACACCTACCACGTCGAGCTCAAGCCGCACCGCGTGCGCCTCTGCGAGGAGTTCTGGGGGTCTCAGGAGCGCCAGCGCCAGCTCTACGCCTGGGGGCTGCTGCTCTTCACCTACCTGCTCCCCCTAATGGTCATCCTCCTGTCCTACGCCCGCGTGTCGGTGAAGCTGCGGAACCGCGTGGTGCCGGGCTGCGTGACCCAGAGCCAGGCCGACTGGGACCGTGCGCGGCGCCGCCGCACCTTCTGCCTGCtggtggtggtcgtggtggtGTTCGCCGTCTGCTGGCTGCCGCTGCACGTCTTCAACCTGCTGCGGGACCTGGACCCGCACGCCATCGACCCCTACGCCTTCGGGCTAGTGCAGCTTCTCTGCCACTGGCTGGCCATGAGCTCGGCTTGCTATAACCCCTTCATTTACGCCTGGCTGCACGACAACTTCCGCGAGGAGCTGCGCAAGCTCTTGCTCACCTGGCCCCGCAAGATCGCGCCGCACGGCCAGACCGTGACAGTCAGCGTGGTCATCTGATGCCACCGCGCCGGGCTTGGCTGGGGAGCTCCGCGCCCGCTGGTCTCCGCGGGTGTCCACCCGAGGCCGCGCTGGCGAGCTTGTTTCCGCACCGGGGCTGCTCCACTACGTGGCAAAACTTCCAGCCTTGTCCTCTTGCCCAGCTGTCTTGCCTTGTCCCTGTGTCTGTATAAAATGTTAAGTGGGCTTTGGTGGGAGTCTGTGCTTTGCTTGGAAGAGGCCAGGGGGAGGTCTTCTTTACGCCCTTGAATGCCAAACAAAGCTTTCTCCCGGTTCGCAAGGGTAATTCAGAGCCGTGGCTGTCTTCCTTGCTCTCCCTTCTGCTTGCTCCATGGTGGGCTGAAGGAACAATGGGGGTGGGATTTAAAATGACTGCGTTGGTTGGGGGTGGTGAAGCTTTCCGGGTTGCCTTTCATAAAGGACTCAACTGACCTATAATACCTGATGCTGCTAATCCCCCTGAACTCGTTAATTCCTAGGATTCCAGGGGAATATGTATTACACATTGATATCTGGGATTTCAGCATTTCCTGAATAAGACCTTTCCACACACCCAAAGGGTTTTACTTTTAGATTCGCTTGAATTTATAGCACAAGAGCACCCAGGAGCCACCTTTCAAAAGGTCTTGCTATTGTTTCCCTCCTCCTTATCCCCTAATTTCTATTTGAAAGTGATATGATGAATTAGTCAAAGAAGAGATAGATaaataggaataaagaagaaaaggtcCAAGTCACTTAAGGGGGCACGTAACTATATGGAGGACAGACATCtatctgtgtgtatgtttgtgtgtacacACGCAGTGCACACATAAGGCAGGCACACAGATATTTGATTTTCTGAACACTCAGTGTAAACCATGTTCCATAGCATTACTCTTACATTCTCTAATTGCTCAGTTGCAGCAGATCAACACCTGTCATCTGATCGCCCAGCACCTGCTTGGTGGTGACACACTTGGAATACAGTCAATCCAGGATGTAAGAGCTGGGAGAAGTTTACTTAAGGCCAGAACCGAAAAATAAACTACCATCAACTGCCATCAACACTTAATCCTTCTAGGGTTAAGGAGACAGGAAAAGACTGTTGGGCCGTGATACCAGGCTGATAATCCTCACCTCCTGagaattttgcaaatgaggacaTGTGCCCTGGGACAAGGGTTTTCATGTTAATGTTGGAGCAATGACTGGACAGTGAGGGTGAGAGTCTTGGGAAGTTGATACTCGGTATCCACCTGTCAGATCAGCCCCTGAGGCATATAGTGCACAAAATAGTGCAGCAACTGCCGCAAGTCTGTGAGACTTGCTGTAAGACTGTAAGACTCAGTACCGTCCTCACTCATTATACAGTAGAATCAACCTCTCTCCTTATCTTACTCATTCCCTCATGAAAGTGTGCcctgaaaggaagggaaagagggtaAATACTTGGGGATGACAAGATTAAGTCCTATTACTCCAATGCCAGTAACCATGTTGGGAGAGTCAGTATTCATGGTTGGGCTAGTTAGCAATAGAGCTCTTTAGTAGTTACATAGCTAGACCATTTGCAGCATAGGGGAGGGTAGGAAAAGGCTGGCTCAGGAGAAGGGAAAAGGCAGGCTAACGTGGAAGAAGCAAGTTACCTTTGGCAGTGGCACAAGTAACTAACTTTCGGCTTCATGGGTGGATGTGGGGAACAAAGCCTGTGCTCTGATAATGTATAGCCCACCTGCAGTTATTATGTCACCCCCCTGTTCCAAATCAGCTCatcccccaggcatcccagagactGGCCTCTGTGCTTCTAGCAGCTCTATTACTTGGGAGGCTCAAGACCAGACAGGCATTTCATGTTTCCTTAGAGCATTCTTTTGATGGGAATGTGTGGAGAATTCAGGGGATGGGGGAAAGGATTCGATTGATTGGGGGAGGGATCTGATTAATTGTagtttctgttttggaaggtttAAGTCACtggttctcagccctggctgctgCTAGAATCAATTGGAGAGTTCTCAAAAAACATCAGTGCCTCAGCTCTATTCCCCAGAGAGTTCAAAAGATTTGAGATGGGACCCAGGCCTCAGCATTTTTCACAACACTTCAGGTGACTTTAATATGCATCCAAGGTCAAGCACCTCAAGAATTGTCCTCTTTCTAATGAATCTCAGCAACATGTGAATGAAGCTTTGATTGTACCTGCCAAAGGTATTATGAATTTGGAGTTGAATTCTGACGGGGCATTTTATGCTACACTTGGGGAATAATACTCTTTtagccttcagacagatgatgaaTCACACAGAGGCAAATCTGTAtaatcagaatattaaaaaaaatcagaatatatagGTATTCATTCAACAGTTTCCTTACAAATCTCCTACATGTAAGGCAGTACATGAGTCTAATCAGTCTTTTTTCAACTTAAGATTCATTTGCATTACAAAGTTAAACACCATGAATTATTCCAAATCCTGATTTCCAAGGTGttaaaaacactgaaatgttCTCTGATTAGGCTTAAGTCTATATCAACTTTGAGAAGAAAGTGTCCTCATTAATGACTAGAAAAGCTGCCAACTGTTTCTATGCCCTCAActcaagttaaaaattttaacatttatatggaCTTTCTGGAGAGCCTAAAGAGGCCGGGGAGTTATGCTATGTTTATAAACATCTTTACGAATTATCCAAATTGCCACCTGAACAGCAACTAATTAATTCTTACCCTATCTGAAATCTATCTGGGACTAGTTTGACTATAAAACAAACTggcttgaaaaaaatctttcagaagtGAGTCCTATAGAAATCCACAGAGCGCTGAggtagaaaatgttatttaatataacttatttttagttAATACCAAGCCTCCAGTCATTTTCCTGCAAGAAGTCATACAGGCCATAAAGCTGggaactgagccagccgggtacTTGGCAGCAGCCCATTCCGAGGCTGACGGGAGGTTCTGTAATCCTCTTTGCAAGCATTGTCACTAGGTCTCACTTTTGGCAGCCAATCAATAGATTTATCTCAGTAAATCAGCTGGGGAGTGTTTCAATATGTGTTGGCAACAGTTACCTGGAAATAGCAACTGTGAGAGATGCTAAGGTAACAATATTCCAATTGATGTAACCTTCCTGGATTTTTGTTCTTGTGGATTTTCAGCCTGCTCTTCTACTGGGGGTGCTAAGTCCCAGGTTTATTTCTTCCTCAGGTAGGCTAGTTAACCATCTCTGACCCGTGGCTTGCATTTCTGAATATTTAGTAGTCTCGCAAATGCAAGGCATGGAGCTGACATCAAGGGGACCCAGGCAAGAGTGTAGCTACATTTGAGAGTGAACCCAGGGTCCATCCTCCACAGATGAGAGGTCAGGAGCACCTTTATTCTGCCAAGTAGATCTTTGATGGATTTCCCTCCAGGGGTGATGTCTTTGTTATGTGTGTAAGATGCGTGTGTAACTGACACACTGTATGGAGCTCTTCAGGCTTGGGGCCTGCTCTGTGTTTCATACGttgtgggtgctcaataaatactaaatCAGTACGTACATAGTGTAAACTACATAGCCTCGGGATGGCCAGGGTCAAAGCAAAAGTAAATCATGTCAAGGAAAACATGCTACTCAATCTggatttgtcatttctagttAATTCCAGGAATGAGCTGTTCATTTGAGGTCTTCTATGATCCCCTGGCTCCAACCTCAGTAATGACAGCATTTTAAGAACATGGCACCAAGCTCTGGGCTTTCCAAAATTGTGTGTGCTGGAATTGACAGGTCCATCAAAGGGAGAGTAGAGAATTTCGTGCTTAATTTCTATATTCATCATTAATCTGGATCATTATTTAAAAGCTAGCATTTTATTACGTGTTTCTACTTATCACttgggaaatttaaaaacttccaaCACATAAGTCTACAAGCCAAATTTGATCATCTAGATTCCAAAATGTACATGGCAGAGTCATAAAGAGGATTTTCTGACACTTCTAAACTAAGACTTAAAAATGCCATTGATGGACACCTTTCCAGGGGTCCACTTATTCTGCAAAGTGAGATAAGCTGGACATGTATCCTTTGGATGGATGAGAGTTGGAATCTTGCTTCGTTAAAAGACTTCATTCTCCGTCAGTCTTTGGAAGTAGAAAGCCTTATTTTGAGAAGTGAGTGTGCACACTTCCAAAGCTTTTGGATCATTCTTCTCTGCTTTCCAAGTCAATTCATCTTCATTTCCCACTCCTTATTTCTCCATTCTGCCCCCTTTCTATTTTCTCATATTATCTATAATATACGTCCAATCTGAAGCTCCCTCCTCTCCAGTGGATTCAAGCATCTGTCTTCTTGTGGGTTCGTATAAGGTCAATCATGTTGGAGAGATACTCTGCCTAATTCTGTGACAGAGGCAGGCTTCGTCCAATCAGTGGAGGGCTGCTGCCCATTGCATTTCCTGCCCACTGTGGGGTCTTGGAGCTCACACAGTTGATCATTTCACAGACAAGCTCCAGGCAGAGGTGGACAACAGAAGTGTGCATAGGATCTCCAGCTGGGCCCTTAATGTGCTAAATCTCACAGAGAGCTCTCAAGAGGGGCCTAACAACTAAAGGTcaaatgtgtttcattttgatGTGTGGGGCTGCAgcaagaaaaccagagccagagaaaacaaaggacaatttcttctttcaagtattctttgcctccctctctcagctCTCAAAAAATCCTCTTCTTGACTTGTTGACGAGTAAATCCCACAGTCCCAGAACTCATCTTTTCCTTCTGGAGTGACATCTAATGATGAATGGAAAGCTACTCCCTTCTCCCCTACCACACACACTCAGTATTAccaagtaatgaaaaaaaatccttggagctggaaaaattaaataaaaattccaagtcTCAGCTCTGGGTTAGAAGTCAGGTGATGGGCTTCTTCCCTAGCCCGGAATACCATAATCACCCTTGGGTCTTCATCCTAGAAGGATGGCCCAGACACCTGTGTAGGGGGCTCAGTGCTGCAGCATAACACACCCTGGGGTGGTCAGATTGGTGGCCTGGacatactgggtgtggagccacTGTGTGGAGCATGTCCTTTTGAAGCCACTGCCCATTGCATGGAAGGTACTGGGGGGCACACTGACCCCCCTCATTCTCACGATAAAGACCCAGGAGGAAAAACAGGTGGAAAACTAGAGCGCACGTAAATGTTTGCCTTCAATGGCCATAATCGTTTCTTTAGAACATACCTCTTTATGCCTTTTTCCTTCCTACCCTAGTCTCCTCCAGCAAagcccttttcctttctttgttatAATTGCGGAGCTtgggctgttttctttctttctttttaaagattttatttatttattcatgagagacacacagagagaggcagagacacgggcagagggagaaataggctccccgcaaggagcctgatgcgggactcgatcccggatcccaggatcatgccctgagccaaaggcagacgcttaaccactgagccatacaggcttCCCTGGGCTGTTTTCATATCAACATTACTTTCTGGGAGATATGAGTCTTCTTAGGCCTATTGTGAGACTGATAATAAGCAGTCTCCACATGCAGCTGAGCCACATCCTCAAGACCTGGTCAGAACACAGGTCCCTCTGCCTGACCCAACCATTGGGAATCGGCACATCAGGCCTGCTGCAAAGGAGGTATCCAGCTTCCAGTGGTGGAGGAGGACCGCAGGCCCGGAGGATTTCCCTGGGACCCAGGATTTCCCGTGGGGCCTGCCCACTGCACCAGCACGTCCATCACCAGCACTGGAGCCTCCCACTCGCACAAGGGTGGGTTGGCCCTCAGGGACCAGCTGAGTGTCTGCGGCCTGGCTACTGGGGTCATTCTTCAG
This portion of the Vulpes lagopus strain Blue_001 chromosome 2, ASM1834538v1, whole genome shotgun sequence genome encodes:
- the PRLHR gene encoding prolactin-releasing peptide receptor; its protein translation is MASLPTQGPSVPDLFSGLPPAASIPANQSSEASAGNGSAAGPGAQAVTPFQSLQLVHQLKGLIVLLYSVVVVVGLVGNCLLVLVIARVRRLHNVTNFLIGNLALSDVLMCTACVPLTLAYAFEPRGWVFGGGLCHLVFFLQPVTVYVSVFTLTTIAVDRYVVLVHPLRRRISLRLSAYAVLAIWALSAVLALPAAVHTYHVELKPHRVRLCEEFWGSQERQRQLYAWGLLLFTYLLPLMVILLSYARVSVKLRNRVVPGCVTQSQADWDRARRRRTFCLLVVVVVVFAVCWLPLHVFNLLRDLDPHAIDPYAFGLVQLLCHWLAMSSACYNPFIYAWLHDNFREELRKLLLTWPRKIAPHGQTVTVSVVI